In Leucobacter denitrificans, the genomic window CTCGTTTACGGAACCGAATACGTCGTACGGGCCAGATGTCGGCCAGCGCCCCCACGCCTGGTACCGGTAGCTTGCGAAGCCGGTGTCTACACCGTTCCAGAATGGAGAGTTTGAGCTCAGCGCGAGAAGCGCGGGGAGCCACGGGCGAACCCGATCGAGTACCGCGATGCCCTCTTCAGGACTCGAAATACCCACATGCACATGGAATCCGCAGGTGAGCTGCTCCTTGAGCGTGATGCCAAACCGTCGACGTATCGCCGCATACCTGGCGCTGCGTGCGAGGTGCGACGGGCTCGGCAGCACGCTCGTGCCGAGGGCCACCGCGCGAACCCCGAATTCTAGTGCCTTGCTGTCGGCGAGTCGGCGGGCTTCAGAAATTGAGCGAGCAATCTCGTCGAGCGTTCGCAGCGGGGGAGTTGTGACCTCAATCTGCTCCTGCTTGACCTCGCGTTCCAAGCTCGGCGACTCAGTCGGCTCGGGCTGGTCTCCCATAGTCGACAGCATGAAGTCGGCCGCCGCAACCGGGCGTCCATCGAGTGGATCGACAAGAAGAAACTCCTGCTCGACCCCGACTGTGCGCAAACCGCTGCCGAGTGAGGTGGTGTTCATGAGCCCGCCCAAGGTGTAGTTGTGGATCTGACTGACGTGAATTCAGGGGGAGCTGAGTTCTGTCGCCCAGCGAAGTGAGGCGATGGGCGGATCGGGCTCAGCGTGTGCGCGCGGTGAATCTTCTGATTCGAACTGTTCTTCATTAATAATGACTCTCGCGCCTGTGAGAACGGCCGCGCGAGCGAGCGCTTCTGCGGCAGAAACCATTCCGAGCGACTCGGCGTCTAGGTCATTGGGCGCATCTTCAGATACCCACGGTTCGGCACTGAGCGCATGGAGCTGTTCGCTCGAACCTTCGAGTCTCGCGTCGAGCACGAGCGTATCGACCCGCGCCTGTTGAAGCGCTTCGACAACCTCTTGCACACCCTCTGCTCCGAGTGCTCCGTCGCTTGATCTGGCCCGATCCACCACTGCCGCTATGCCATTCGCGACGTGCGACTCGGCGATTTCTGCGATGGCGTTCGCGATACCGTCGTCGTCTGCGCCGTCAGCCCTCGTGTGCACTTCGAACTCGTGCACGAGTGCCGAGCTCGCGTCGGAGAGGCCCTCGATGAGCAACTGTCGCGCACGAACATCTCCCGAGATCAGAATGAAATCTGGCCTGTGCTGCTTGACCAGGCGATCAGTGACTTCAGCGACCTCAGATTGGGTGTGCTTCCACACCTCTTCGGCAGCTCGCTGATACCGTGCGTGCGAGGTGCCACCCGTCTGCACCTTCGTGAGGCTGTCGGTTCGCCCCTCAACCTGTTCCGAGTGCTCAGGGGTATGTTGATCCGCACGCTCGAGACGCACCTCTGCCCCCTCTCGATCGGTTTCGATAACGAGGTAGCGAACGCGTCTAGAACGGTGCCTGATTAGGGGAAGCAGTGTTGGTAGCGGGCCCGAAGCAGCTATCTCGCTTCCAAATCTGTGGCCGGGGAAGGTGATGTCGGCCTCAATTGATCCATTTCTGGCAACTAAGTATCGCGCCGAGGGGCTCGGCGTTCCGTTGGCTTGGGCAAGCGCGCCATCAATCGCCTCGACATCAGCTTTCGGGGCACCAGCCGACCGCAGCCGGTCAAGCAACGCCTCGCGCCGAGACTCTTCTTCGACCTGAGGGAGCGCCCTCGGCCCGTCGACGTATGCGACCGTCGAGACGCCCGCCGTTGAAGCTAATTCCTGGAGCAAAGTGCGGCTGCTCATCATTCTCCCTTCGTCTCAGTTCAACCAGGCTAGAGAGGAGTTCGCTCGCCATCGATCGGGTTGACACAAGGGGGTTCTGCGGGTACAGAACTGCGCCCGGCCGAGCGCGTTCGACCGGGCGCAGTTGGGGGCGAATCAGTGAGGGGTAATCAGTGATTCGAGTTTGGGCGGATCGGGTTAGCGCTTATTCCCGCTGATGCTTCGCAGGAGCCACATGATGACAGCTATGACGAGCAGCACGATACCTACCCACAGGAGGAAGTTCACTGCTTTCACGAAGCCGCCAACAAGAGCGAGAATAATCGCGATTACGATAAGTGCTATAAATATGCCGTTCATGGTTAAAAGCTATGGGGAGTCAACGCGAACAGGTACCCCCTTGCGGGAGTGGATCAGAGGGTGGTAGGCGTTCTTGAGGCCTGTCGGTCGGATTTCTTCGGGGCATAGACTTCTGAGGAACCCATCGGAAGGCGTGGCTCATGACCGTAGAGCTCCTGCTCGTGCTCGGGCTGCTTGCTGTCGTCATCGTGCTTTTCAGCATTGGTAAGCCAAGACTTGATGTCGTCGCGCTTCTCGCTATCGTCGCGTTTCCGCTCACCGGCCTGCTCACGGTTCCTGAAACCCTCGCTGGGTTTGCGGATCCGAACGTGCTGCTCATCGCCGCGCTCTTCGTCGTTGGCGAGGGTCTCTCGCGCACCGGCGTCACCTACAAGCTGGGGGATTGGCTAGCGGCCAGGGCGGGCTCGAACCGCACCAAGCTTGTGATGCTGCTCATGGTGACAGTCGCGGGACTCGGTGCGGTTATGAGCTCGACCGGGGTCGTCGCGATCTTCATTCCGGTGGTCATGAGCCTCTCAAAGCGACTCGGCATGTCTCCACGGCAGCTCATGATGCCGCTGAGCATGGCGGCACTCATCAGCGGCATGCTCACACTCATCGCTACCGCACCGAACCTCGTGGTCGACGCCGAACTGAAGCGCCAGGGTGAAGCGGGGTTCGGCTTCTTCTCAGTCACGCCGTTCGGCATCATGGTGCTCGTGCTTGGGGTCGGCTACGTGCTGCTCATGCAGCGCTTCTTGGGCGATGACGAGAGTGACGAGCAGGGTGGATCGCGTGACTCGTTTGGCGACCTGCTCAGTCGATACGGCATCGAGCAGCAAGCCGGAAGGTACCGG contains:
- a CDS encoding carboxylate-amine ligase — protein: MNTTSLGSGLRTVGVEQEFLLVDPLDGRPVAAADFMLSTMGDQPEPTESPSLEREVKQEQIEVTTPPLRTLDEIARSISEARRLADSKALEFGVRAVALGTSVLPSPSHLARSARYAAIRRRFGITLKEQLTCGFHVHVGISSPEEGIAVLDRVRPWLPALLALSSNSPFWNGVDTGFASYRYQAWGRWPTSGPYDVFGSVNEYQRRVRSLIDTGVPLDSGMIYFDARLCDHYPTVEFRVADICTDPEHAVAVTALARALVDVAAQEWANGFQPDPVPTEVLRLAMWSASRFGIREHLLNPLLGEPCDARRAIDALLAHVQSALTSNGDFARTERAVDDIFRRGTGADQQRNTLLRTDSPHAVVTEAIELTHRSAASTALGPNYVR
- a CDS encoding Vms1/Ankzf1 family peptidyl-tRNA hydrolase — encoded protein: MSSRTLLQELASTAGVSTVAYVDGPRALPQVEEESRREALLDRLRSAGAPKADVEAIDGALAQANGTPSPSARYLVARNGSIEADITFPGHRFGSEIAASGPLPTLLPLIRHRSRRVRYLVIETDREGAEVRLERADQHTPEHSEQVEGRTDSLTKVQTGGTSHARYQRAAEEVWKHTQSEVAEVTDRLVKQHRPDFILISGDVRARQLLIEGLSDASSALVHEFEVHTRADGADDDGIANAIAEIAESHVANGIAAVVDRARSSDGALGAEGVQEVVEALQQARVDTLVLDARLEGSSEQLHALSAEPWVSEDAPNDLDAESLGMVSAAEALARAAVLTGARVIINEEQFESEDSPRAHAEPDPPIASLRWATELSSP